One window of Gloeothece citriformis PCC 7424 genomic DNA carries:
- the crcB gene encoding fluoride efflux transporter CrcB, with amino-acid sequence MLEILLVFLGGGLGSIARYLMGQLMTIHFPNILSLGTFTVNIIGSFIIGLVISLINKNQWNPQIGLLLATGFCGGFTTFSSFSYENTAYLKNNDYLLSFGYTIMSLFWGFAATFLGIYLVKRG; translated from the coding sequence ATGTTAGAGATTTTGTTGGTTTTTTTGGGAGGAGGGTTAGGGAGTATCGCCCGGTATTTAATGGGTCAATTGATGACGATTCATTTTCCGAATATTTTATCCTTGGGGACTTTTACGGTTAACATCATTGGAAGTTTTATTATAGGTTTGGTCATCAGTTTAATCAACAAAAATCAATGGAATCCTCAAATAGGTTTATTATTAGCCACTGGGTTTTGTGGGGGGTTCACGACTTTTTCCTCTTTTTCCTATGAAAATACTGCCTATTTAAAGAATAATGATTATTTACTTTCATTTGGCTATACAATTATGAGTTTATTTTGGGGATTTGCTGCAACTTTTTTAGGAATATATTTAGTCAAAAGAGGATAA
- a CDS encoding M16 family metallopeptidase, which produces MTKMKKRFKRLSWLGLMAIAFGLILTFHSPAIAQTPRHYSDIEFPALPEIQIPDYERYELDNGMVVYLMEDHELPLISGTAIIRTGSRLEPANEVGLAEITGTVMRTGGTQQHPPGELNELLEQRAAIVDTSIGTSSGTASFNTLKEDLEPVFNLFAQIIKEPAFDPQQFELAKTQQQGQIARRNDDPGDIASREFRKLVYGENSPYARTTEYETINNISREDIVNFYKAYVRPDEMILGIVGDFDPQKMKALIKENFGNWQPPKIDPKIAAPTANQNKSQGIFVVEQPQLNQSNILLGHLGGELNNPDYPALSVLNEVLNGFGGRLFNELRSRQGLAYSVYGLWQANYDYPGLFVAGGQTRSEMTVPFVKSLLTEIERIRTTPITEQELTDAKESILNSFVFKFENPSQTLSRLMTYEYYGYPEDFIFQYQKAVKATTIEDVLRVAQKYLQPQQVVTLVVGNNQQINPPLKSLGAQIEPIDVAIEQPKS; this is translated from the coding sequence ATGACTAAAATGAAAAAACGGTTTAAAAGATTAAGTTGGTTAGGATTAATGGCGATCGCTTTTGGATTAATCTTAACCTTTCATTCTCCAGCCATTGCCCAAACTCCCCGCCATTATAGTGACATAGAATTTCCTGCCTTACCGGAAATTCAAATTCCCGACTATGAACGGTATGAACTCGATAACGGAATGGTGGTTTATTTAATGGAAGATCATGAACTTCCCCTCATCAGTGGAACAGCCATTATCCGCACCGGTTCGCGTTTAGAACCAGCCAATGAAGTCGGGTTAGCAGAAATTACCGGGACAGTAATGAGAACCGGAGGAACTCAACAACATCCCCCCGGTGAATTAAATGAATTACTCGAACAAAGGGCGGCAATTGTTGATACTTCCATCGGAACAAGTTCAGGAACGGCAAGTTTTAATACTCTTAAAGAAGATTTAGAGCCAGTCTTTAATTTATTTGCTCAAATCATCAAAGAACCGGCTTTTGATCCTCAACAATTTGAATTAGCGAAAACCCAACAACAGGGACAAATTGCCCGAAGAAATGATGATCCTGGGGATATTGCTTCACGGGAATTTCGTAAATTAGTCTATGGAGAAAATAGCCCCTATGCTCGAACAACCGAGTATGAAACCATCAATAATATTTCTAGGGAAGACATCGTTAATTTTTATAAAGCCTATGTCCGTCCGGATGAGATGATTTTAGGGATTGTGGGAGATTTTGATCCCCAAAAAATGAAAGCTTTAATTAAAGAAAACTTTGGCAATTGGCAACCCCCTAAAATAGATCCTAAAATCGCTGCCCCAACTGCAAATCAAAATAAAAGTCAGGGAATTTTTGTAGTTGAACAACCCCAATTAAACCAAAGTAATATCTTATTAGGACATTTGGGAGGAGAATTAAACAATCCTGATTATCCGGCTTTAAGTGTATTAAATGAGGTTTTAAATGGATTTGGGGGCAGATTATTTAATGAATTGCGTTCTCGGCAGGGACTCGCTTACTCGGTTTATGGACTGTGGCAAGCGAATTATGATTATCCAGGGCTTTTTGTGGCCGGGGGGCAAACTCGCTCAGAAATGACCGTTCCCTTTGTTAAATCTTTACTGACTGAAATTGAACGAATTCGTACAACTCCCATTACAGAACAAGAATTAACAGATGCAAAAGAATCTATTCTCAATTCTTTTGTATTTAAATTTGAGAACCCCAGTCAAACCTTATCCCGGTTAATGACCTATGAATATTACGGTTATCCAGAAGATTTTATCTTCCAATATCAAAAAGCCGTCAAAGCGACTACCATAGAAGATGTTTTACGAGTTGCTCAAAAATATTTACAACCGCAACAAGTAGTCACCTTAGTGGTAGGCAATAATCAACAAATTAACCCCCCTTTAAAAAGTTTAGGGGCACAAATTGAACCCATAGATGTTGCCATTGAGCAGCCAAAGAGTTAA
- a CDS encoding ATP-binding protein → MNESTDLSTYIIQCEEEAIHTPGCIQPHGFLIVLKEPDLQIIQLSKNVDRYLGIDAEDLLNQNLNVILEETQIEQIKTLLESESLLDFNPINIQLVRDQKKLEFSGYLHRNYQGLILELESVFSQPASSLRDFYKTTQAAISKLKTGLNYRKLCQIAAEEIRKISQFDRIMIYRFNQDWHGEVIAEDKIEEIDSYLGLHFPSADIPPLARNLFELQPLRFIPDVNHKTVELIPLNNPLTDQPLDLSYSLLRGVSPIHLEYLQNMGIRGSMTLSLLKNNQLWGLVACHHKSPKFVSQSVRSACEIFIKVLSMTLSDTQDNEDYKYQIELKSIQSKLIEYMSQENDFVDGLVDHDPNILNLFQSQGSAIYNAGHFYLLGITPNEEEIYQLIQWLDSNFSDHIFSTENLSKVYPQAEQYQDIASGILAICLSKSSQRYIIWFRPEVEQTINWAGEPHQLVQLDRDFILHPRQSFQLWKEEVKGKSLPWKTTELNAALNLRNSILEVGLWKANDLMLLNAELERSNQDLDAFAYIASHDLKEPLRGIHNYANFILEDYGEQLEREAVEQLQSITRLTQRMDHLLDSLLHFSRVGRTELSIRKLDLNKLIAETLEMLQSRLERENVQVLIPRPLPTIEGDAIRIGEVYSNLISNAIKYNNKANKWIEIGYIDSTEPFPKSWQPSPDQSNHPSLIFYVKDNGIGIREKHLEAIFQIFKRLHGKDQYGGGTGIGLTIAKKIIERHGGKIWIESTYEQGSTFYFTLSR, encoded by the coding sequence ATGAATGAATCAACGGATTTAAGCACTTATATAATTCAGTGTGAGGAAGAAGCTATCCATACTCCAGGTTGTATTCAACCTCACGGTTTTTTAATCGTTTTAAAAGAACCTGATTTACAAATTATCCAACTGAGTAAAAATGTTGATCGCTATTTAGGAATAGACGCTGAAGATTTACTCAATCAAAATTTAAATGTTATTTTAGAAGAAACCCAAATTGAGCAGATTAAGACCCTGTTAGAATCAGAAAGTTTATTGGATTTTAATCCGATTAATATTCAATTGGTTCGAGACCAAAAAAAATTAGAATTTTCGGGTTATCTTCATCGTAATTATCAAGGATTAATTTTAGAACTAGAAAGTGTATTTTCCCAACCGGCTAGTTCTTTAAGAGATTTTTATAAAACCACTCAAGCCGCCATAAGTAAACTCAAAACGGGCTTAAATTATCGTAAATTATGCCAAATTGCTGCGGAAGAAATTCGTAAAATTTCTCAATTTGATAGAATTATGATCTATCGTTTCAATCAAGATTGGCATGGAGAAGTTATTGCAGAAGATAAAATTGAGGAGATTGATTCTTATTTAGGCTTACATTTTCCGTCGGCTGATATTCCCCCTTTAGCGAGAAACTTATTTGAATTACAACCCCTTCGTTTTATTCCTGATGTCAATCATAAAACCGTTGAATTAATTCCCTTAAATAATCCCCTTACCGATCAACCTTTAGATCTGAGTTATTCCCTTTTGAGGGGGGTTTCTCCTATTCATCTTGAGTATTTACAAAATATGGGAATTCGGGGTTCAATGACTCTTTCCTTATTAAAAAATAATCAATTATGGGGCTTAGTTGCCTGTCATCATAAATCCCCTAAATTTGTTTCTCAAAGTGTGCGAAGTGCTTGCGAAATTTTCATTAAAGTGTTATCGATGACTTTGTCCGATACTCAAGATAACGAAGATTATAAATATCAAATTGAGCTTAAATCAATTCAATCGAAATTGATTGAATATATGTCTCAAGAAAATGATTTTGTTGACGGATTAGTTGACCATGATCCGAATATTTTAAATCTGTTTCAAAGCCAAGGGAGCGCGATTTACAACGCCGGTCATTTTTATTTATTAGGAATCACCCCCAATGAAGAAGAAATTTATCAATTAATACAATGGCTTGACTCTAATTTTTCCGATCATATTTTTTCAACAGAAAATTTATCTAAAGTTTATCCCCAAGCTGAACAATATCAAGACATTGCTAGTGGAATTTTAGCAATATGTCTATCAAAATCCTCACAAAGATATATTATCTGGTTTCGTCCAGAAGTAGAGCAAACAATAAATTGGGCAGGAGAACCGCATCAATTAGTTCAACTCGATCGAGATTTTATTTTACATCCTCGTCAATCTTTTCAACTCTGGAAAGAAGAAGTTAAAGGAAAATCTTTACCCTGGAAAACGACAGAATTAAATGCCGCGTTAAACTTAAGAAATTCTATCCTTGAGGTGGGGTTGTGGAAAGCCAATGATTTAATGCTACTCAATGCAGAATTAGAACGGAGTAATCAAGATTTAGATGCTTTTGCTTATATTGCTTCCCATGATTTAAAAGAACCCCTGAGAGGAATTCATAACTACGCTAACTTTATCTTAGAAGATTATGGAGAACAGTTAGAACGTGAAGCGGTAGAACAATTACAAAGTATTACCCGTCTCACCCAAAGAATGGATCATTTATTAGATTCCTTACTTCATTTTTCTAGAGTAGGACGAACCGAATTATCTATCAGAAAACTGGATCTTAATAAACTGATTGCTGAAACGTTAGAGATGTTACAATCTCGATTAGAACGGGAAAATGTTCAAGTCCTAATTCCTCGACCTTTGCCTACTATTGAAGGAGATGCCATCCGAATCGGAGAAGTATACAGTAATTTAATTAGTAATGCCATTAAATATAACAATAAAGCTAATAAATGGATTGAAATCGGCTATATTGACTCCACAGAACCTTTCCCTAAATCTTGGCAACCTAGTCCGGATCAATCCAATCATCCATCCCTAATTTTTTATGTAAAAGATAACGGAATAGGAATTAGAGAAAAACACCTAGAGGCGATCTTTCAAATTTTTAAACGGTTACACGGAAAAGATCAATATGGGGGAGGGACAGGAATTGGACTTACTATCGCTAAAAAAATTATTGAACGGCATGGTGGTAAAATTTGGATTGAATCGACCTATGAACAAGGTAGTACATTCTATTTTACTTTATCTAGATAA
- a CDS encoding 2,3-bisphosphoglycerate-dependent phosphoglycerate mutase: MSKLILIRHGQSLWNAANKFTGWVDIPLSRRGRAEAMIAASKLQEQGYRIDVCFTSLLIRAMETAIIALTEYEQLCGGKTPIFKHDADDLDWHGWDKYDGDPKEELPIFPSQALDERYYGDLQGLNKAQTAQKYGSEQVHEWRRSYFTRPPGGESLEDTQKRVIPYFENRILTHIAHGDTVMVAAHGNSLRAMIMRLENLQPEDVPNLELATGIPLIYEVDQQAKVSNKIVLH; encoded by the coding sequence ATGTCAAAACTAATACTGATTCGACATGGCCAAAGTCTTTGGAATGCCGCCAATAAATTCACCGGTTGGGTAGACATTCCCCTCAGTAGAAGAGGTCGAGCAGAAGCAATGATTGCCGCTAGTAAACTTCAAGAACAAGGATATCGGATTGATGTGTGTTTTACTAGCCTGTTAATTCGAGCGATGGAGACAGCTATTATTGCTCTCACCGAGTATGAACAACTTTGTGGCGGAAAAACCCCTATTTTTAAACATGATGCTGATGATCTTGACTGGCATGGTTGGGATAAATATGATGGAGATCCTAAAGAAGAACTGCCGATTTTTCCCTCTCAAGCTTTAGATGAGCGGTATTATGGAGATTTACAGGGACTCAATAAAGCACAAACCGCGCAAAAATACGGCTCTGAACAAGTTCATGAATGGCGGCGCTCATACTTTACCCGTCCACCCGGAGGAGAAAGTTTAGAAGATACTCAAAAGCGAGTCATCCCTTATTTTGAAAATCGTATTTTAACCCATATTGCTCACGGCGATACAGTTATGGTTGCTGCTCATGGAAATTCTTTGCGAGCTATGATTATGAGATTAGAAAACCTCCAGCCGGAAGACGTTCCTAATTTAGAACTCGCCACCGGAATTCCTCTCATTTATGAAGTGGATCAACAAGCTAAAGTCAGCAATAAAATCGTTTTACATTAA
- a CDS encoding M16 family metallopeptidase, which yields MLRQVIRQSRSLISLIIFVSLLLFNWSNYPVVPVAYAQSETPQSIQPYLDRVIERVTEFTLDNGMKFIVLENHEAPVVSFYTHADVGGANEPVGKTGVAHFLEHLAFKGTTDIGTTNYPQEQKLLEQLDQLSAQIKAAQKANKTEQVAKLQQEFGQIQAQAQQLVKQNEFGRIVEKEGGVGLNAATSADATMYFYSFPSNKVELWMSLESERFLDPVFREFYKEQQVILEERRLRTENSPVGRLVEAFLDAAYTEHPYKRPVIGYDEDIRNLSRSDVQQFFDTYYVPNNLTIAIVGDVDPQEIQKLAKIYFGRYPAKPKPPQVTAVEPKQTETRNVTIEFPSQPWYIEGYHRPALNAPNNAVYDVIASLMSDGLTSRLYKSLVEEQKVALVAQGFNGFPGDKYPNLVLFYAMTAPNASLEQVQTALQAEIERLKTEPVSEKELKRVKTNLRATLLRALNSNSGMARLLTEYEVKTGSWRNLFEQLDQIAAVTPEDIQQVAQQTFTPENRTIGRIINKQ from the coding sequence ATGCTAAGACAAGTCATAAGACAATCTCGATCGCTAATTTCCCTAATAATCTTTGTAAGTTTACTCCTATTTAACTGGAGTAACTATCCCGTCGTCCCTGTAGCTTACGCACAAAGCGAAACACCTCAATCTATACAACCCTATTTAGATAGAGTGATAGAACGAGTAACCGAATTTACCCTTGATAATGGGATGAAATTCATCGTTTTAGAAAATCATGAAGCTCCAGTAGTGTCCTTTTACACCCACGCAGATGTAGGAGGAGCAAATGAACCCGTCGGGAAAACCGGAGTCGCTCACTTTTTAGAGCATTTAGCCTTTAAAGGAACAACCGATATAGGGACAACCAATTATCCACAAGAACAAAAATTATTAGAACAATTAGATCAACTTTCGGCTCAAATTAAGGCAGCACAAAAAGCCAACAAAACTGAACAAGTCGCCAAACTACAACAGGAATTTGGACAAATTCAGGCACAAGCGCAACAATTAGTTAAACAAAATGAATTCGGACGCATTGTCGAAAAAGAAGGGGGAGTCGGGTTAAATGCGGCGACTTCTGCCGATGCTACGATGTATTTTTATAGTTTTCCCTCCAATAAAGTAGAATTGTGGATGTCTTTAGAATCAGAACGATTTTTAGACCCCGTATTTCGAGAATTTTATAAAGAACAACAAGTTATTTTAGAAGAAAGACGCTTAAGAACAGAAAATAGTCCTGTTGGGCGTTTAGTAGAAGCTTTTTTAGATGCAGCCTATACCGAGCATCCCTATAAACGTCCGGTTATCGGCTACGATGAAGATATCCGCAACCTAAGCCGCTCAGATGTACAACAGTTTTTTGATACTTATTATGTCCCCAATAATTTAACGATTGCTATTGTCGGAGACGTAGATCCTCAAGAAATCCAAAAACTGGCTAAAATTTACTTTGGGCGCTATCCGGCTAAACCCAAACCCCCCCAAGTTACCGCAGTAGAACCGAAACAAACCGAAACCCGCAACGTTACCATAGAATTTCCTTCTCAACCTTGGTATATAGAAGGGTATCATCGTCCCGCCCTCAATGCTCCTAATAACGCGGTGTATGATGTCATTGCTTCATTGATGAGTGATGGGTTAACCTCTCGCTTATATAAATCTTTAGTTGAAGAGCAGAAAGTGGCCTTAGTGGCTCAAGGATTTAACGGTTTTCCAGGGGATAAATATCCCAATCTGGTGTTATTTTATGCCATGACTGCCCCCAATGCTAGCCTTGAACAGGTACAAACCGCATTACAGGCAGAAATTGAACGCTTAAAAACCGAACCCGTCTCAGAAAAAGAACTTAAAAGAGTCAAAACTAATCTAAGAGCGACTTTATTGCGAGCGCTTAATTCTAATTCAGGAATGGCGAGATTATTAACGGAGTATGAAGTAAAAACCGGCAGTTGGCGCAATTTATTTGAACAACTCGATCAAATTGCCGCAGTTACTCCCGAAGATATTCAACAGGTAGCCCAACAAACCTTTACCCCTGAAAATCGCACCATCGGACGGATAATTAATAAACAGTAA
- a CDS encoding glutathione S-transferase family protein codes for MVSEFAPELQFYFNPNCPYAQRSWIALLELNVNFKPIEIELGSDNKTDWFLALNPNGKVPVIQQGETIVYESLIVNEYLSEVFGGHLMPSEAGKRAWGRILMGRCDSHLVKLSYSYLSHKREEDSAKDEQLKQDLEAELRFLDQAIQKGGGTYFLGEELSLVDIAYVPFFQRISVTLPAFKHFDLKEKNLPYLNQWLEAIALRESCIKTSMNPEKIKEIYSHFLKIDYFKKVGIATQ; via the coding sequence ATGGTTTCTGAGTTTGCACCTGAATTACAGTTTTATTTCAATCCTAATTGTCCTTATGCTCAACGGAGTTGGATAGCATTACTAGAGTTAAATGTCAACTTTAAACCGATAGAAATTGAATTAGGCTCTGATAATAAAACAGATTGGTTTTTAGCGTTGAATCCTAATGGTAAAGTTCCCGTGATTCAACAGGGAGAAACGATTGTTTATGAATCTTTAATTGTCAATGAATATTTATCAGAAGTTTTTGGGGGTCATTTAATGCCCTCGGAAGCGGGAAAAAGAGCCTGGGGGAGAATATTAATGGGTCGTTGTGATTCCCATTTAGTCAAACTCTCTTATAGTTATTTATCCCATAAAAGAGAAGAAGATTCCGCTAAAGATGAGCAATTAAAACAAGATTTAGAAGCTGAGTTACGCTTTCTTGATCAAGCTATTCAGAAGGGGGGAGGGACTTACTTTTTAGGAGAAGAGTTGAGTTTAGTTGATATCGCTTATGTTCCTTTTTTTCAACGGATAAGCGTGACTTTGCCCGCTTTTAAACATTTTGATTTAAAGGAGAAAAATTTACCTTATCTTAATCAATGGTTAGAGGCGATCGCTTTACGGGAAAGCTGTATTAAGACTTCGATGAACCCTGAAAAAATTAAAGAGATTTACAGCCATTTTTTAAAGATTGATTATTTTAAAAAAGTAGGAATTGCCACTCAGTAA
- a CDS encoding response regulator, protein MALNFIPSLLIIEDSDEDYMAFMRITKKLSLSYPVFRYPSADEALDALRGISEEPEPLLQPSRQPSIILLDLNLPGMDGRELLEILQHDDILKKIPVVVFTTSSNPRDIDYCYQKGVKSYIVKPINVDQLKNTIKTFWEYWFEVVILPSFSESYFHL, encoded by the coding sequence ATGGCACTTAATTTCATTCCCTCTTTACTCATTATTGAAGATAGTGATGAAGACTATATGGCCTTTATGCGAATCACCAAAAAATTGTCTTTATCCTATCCTGTGTTTCGTTATCCCAGCGCCGATGAAGCATTAGACGCTCTGAGAGGGATTAGTGAAGAACCAGAACCTCTCCTACAGCCCTCTAGACAACCCTCTATAATATTATTAGACTTAAATTTACCGGGGATGGATGGTAGAGAACTCTTAGAAATATTACAGCATGATGACATTCTTAAAAAAATTCCTGTTGTAGTATTTACCACCTCCTCTAATCCTAGAGATATCGACTATTGTTATCAAAAAGGAGTCAAAAGCTATATTGTTAAGCCTATCAATGTCGATCAATTAAAAAATACGATTAAAACCTTTTGGGAATATTGGTTTGAAGTGGTTATTTTACCCTCTTTTTCCGAGTCCTATTTTCATCTATGA
- a CDS encoding mechanosensitive ion channel family protein yields the protein MKKKLLLFLSLIILTFALILISPLAYSGDDSQAENPIDQLVFPMNNLSGDEIDGFPVVLNDSTLFMIQESVGDFTPEERARTISKRLKKLAQDDSIILNKISLEEQSDKTSIIVDNHVLITITERDSQAARTPRLELANEYLEIIKNAIAQYRKQQTIGYLISASINSVIITLLTGVVFFIVNLTFAKTRNWLNLEQERHIIPLRFQNLELISAERLANILLNLIQFVRGVLFLGIIFVYIPFILSLFPTTRAWGQKYIDYFLGTIQFIGESFIKTFPNLVMIFVVIIITYYVNRFLKFIFYEIEKGNLSFAGFYPDWAQPTYNILKFFVIAIAVIFVFPYVPGSRSPAFQGVSVFLGILFSLGSSSAVSNIVAGIILTYTRAFQIGDQVKIGDISGDIEEKNLLVTRVRTAKNVLVTLPNSSLLSTNIINYSASARETKIPLVLSAKVAISYHTPWRKVHETLVKSAKATEHILEDPYPYVLQTSLNEFYISYELNVYVHPNIHTSKELDTIYSELYQNIQDKCYEANIELTCSQYTALRDGNHTTIPDNYLSQDYHPPSFRVESSNKS from the coding sequence ATGAAAAAGAAATTACTGCTATTTTTATCTCTTATTATTCTGACTTTTGCCTTAATTCTTATTTCTCCCTTGGCTTATTCTGGGGATGATAGTCAAGCGGAAAACCCAATTGATCAGTTGGTTTTTCCGATGAATAATCTATCTGGAGATGAAATTGATGGCTTTCCTGTGGTTCTTAATGATTCAACTCTGTTTATGATTCAAGAATCTGTAGGAGATTTTACGCCAGAAGAACGAGCGCGAACGATTAGCAAAAGATTAAAAAAATTGGCTCAAGATGATTCAATTATTCTCAATAAAATTAGTTTAGAGGAACAATCCGATAAAACGAGTATTATTGTTGATAACCACGTTTTAATCACGATCACTGAAAGAGATTCCCAAGCGGCTCGTACACCTCGCCTAGAACTGGCAAACGAGTATTTAGAAATTATCAAAAATGCGATCGCTCAATACCGAAAACAACAAACGATCGGTTATCTTATTTCGGCTTCAATTAATAGCGTTATTATTACCTTATTGACTGGAGTTGTTTTTTTTATTGTTAATTTAACATTTGCTAAAACTCGCAATTGGCTTAATTTAGAACAAGAGAGACATATAATCCCCCTAAGATTTCAAAATTTAGAACTGATTAGTGCGGAACGCCTGGCAAATATTTTACTTAATCTAATACAATTTGTAAGGGGGGTTCTTTTTTTAGGAATTATTTTTGTCTATATTCCATTTATTCTCAGCTTGTTTCCTACAACTAGAGCTTGGGGGCAAAAATATATTGATTATTTTTTAGGGACAATTCAATTTATTGGGGAATCTTTTATTAAGACTTTCCCCAATCTTGTTATGATTTTTGTTGTTATCATTATTACTTATTATGTCAATCGTTTCTTAAAATTTATTTTTTATGAAATCGAAAAAGGAAATCTATCTTTTGCGGGTTTTTATCCAGATTGGGCACAACCCACCTATAATATTTTAAAATTTTTTGTGATCGCTATAGCAGTTATTTTTGTTTTTCCTTATGTACCGGGTTCTCGTTCTCCTGCTTTTCAGGGGGTATCTGTGTTCTTAGGGATTTTATTTTCCCTCGGTTCTAGTTCGGCAGTTTCTAATATTGTCGCGGGAATTATTCTGACTTATACTCGTGCTTTTCAAATAGGAGATCAAGTCAAAATTGGGGATATTAGTGGAGATATTGAAGAAAAAAATCTTTTAGTTACTCGTGTCCGTACTGCAAAAAATGTCTTAGTTACACTCCCTAATTCATCTTTACTGAGTACCAATATTATTAATTATAGTGCTTCTGCCAGAGAAACTAAAATTCCTTTAGTTTTAAGTGCAAAAGTTGCTATTTCTTACCATACACCTTGGCGTAAAGTTCATGAGACTTTAGTTAAATCAGCTAAAGCAACTGAGCATATTTTAGAAGATCCTTATCCTTATGTTTTACAGACTAGCTTAAATGAGTTTTATATTAGTTATGAACTGAACGTTTATGTTCATCCTAATATTCATACAAGCAAAGAACTTGATACAATTTATTCAGAACTTTATCAAAATATTCAAGATAAATGTTATGAAGCGAATATTGAATTAACTTGTTCTCAATATACAGCGTTGCGGGATGGAAATCATACCACTATTCCCGACAATTATTTATCTCAAGATTATCATCCCCCTAGTTTTCGCGTTGAATCCTCAAATAAGTCTTAG
- a CDS encoding PAS domain S-box protein — MNQTVTTLLIVDDNPDDRLTFKRYLNRYESVYQIIEASSASEGLELVKTFDIDGILLDFRLPDEDGLEFIQQLKQHNNPFSCPIIMLTGVGNQSVAVEAMKNGVHDYLVKSDITPDNLHKAIQNSLEKFRLRRELAQSEQRFRATFEQAAVGIAHLGLDNRLLRFNQRFQKIVGYSQHYLQDKTCIDIIHPEDRQYYQENFQQLLTYQTLTFSQEKRYLRPDNSPIWVNVTLSIVRQDSGEPDYIISVVEDINTRKQTEAALKQANEHLHALVAQLQQQNQERILLSELNTYLQTCTSVKEAYCILADLIHPLFPGFDVGVCRIDESGTEVKLVSHWGKTFVNHPRFLAQECWALRLNRVHWSNNSQGSLLCPHCHDYTPSIACCVCIPILVQGKPLGLIILSNSQPGQLSQEKQQLAQILSEQIVLALANLQLQEKLQTQSSPDPLSLL, encoded by the coding sequence ATGAATCAGACAGTCACTACCCTTCTTATTGTTGATGATAATCCCGATGATCGCCTTACTTTTAAGCGCTATCTTAATCGCTATGAATCAGTTTATCAAATTATAGAAGCGAGTTCTGCTTCTGAAGGATTAGAACTCGTTAAAACTTTTGATATTGATGGAATTTTACTGGATTTCCGACTTCCTGATGAGGACGGACTCGAATTTATTCAACAATTAAAGCAGCACAATAACCCTTTTTCTTGTCCGATTATTATGTTAACCGGTGTGGGGAATCAATCGGTAGCTGTAGAAGCGATGAAAAATGGAGTTCATGATTATTTAGTCAAAAGTGATATTACTCCCGATAATTTACATAAAGCGATTCAAAACTCTCTAGAAAAATTTCGTTTGCGCCGAGAATTAGCTCAGAGTGAACAACGGTTTAGAGCTACTTTTGAACAAGCTGCCGTAGGGATTGCTCATTTAGGATTAGATAATCGGTTATTACGGTTTAATCAGCGATTTCAAAAGATTGTCGGTTATTCACAGCACTATCTTCAAGACAAAACTTGTATAGACATTATCCATCCCGAAGATCGACAATATTATCAAGAAAATTTCCAACAATTATTAACTTATCAAACCTTAACTTTTTCTCAGGAAAAACGATATTTACGTCCAGATAACTCCCCCATTTGGGTAAACGTAACTCTCTCCATTGTGCGTCAAGATTCTGGAGAACCGGATTATATTATTAGTGTCGTAGAAGATATAAATACTCGTAAACAAACTGAAGCCGCTCTTAAACAAGCTAACGAACATTTACACGCTTTAGTAGCCCAACTCCAACAGCAAAATCAAGAACGAATATTACTGTCTGAACTGAATACTTATCTTCAAACTTGTACCTCGGTTAAAGAAGCTTACTGTATTTTAGCAGATCTGATTCATCCTCTTTTTCCCGGATTTGATGTGGGCGTTTGTCGGATTGATGAGTCAGGAACAGAAGTTAAGTTAGTGTCACATTGGGGAAAAACTTTTGTCAATCACCCCCGCTTTTTGGCGCAAGAATGTTGGGCATTGCGTTTAAATAGAGTACACTGGAGTAATAATAGCCAAGGGAGTTTATTATGTCCTCATTGTCATGATTATACCCCGTCTATTGCTTGTTGTGTGTGTATTCCTATTTTGGTTCAAGGAAAGCCTTTAGGATTGATCATTCTTAGCAATTCTCAACCTGGACAATTGAGTCAAGAAAAACAGCAGTTAGCTCAAATCCTCTCAGAACAAATTGTTTTAGCCTTGGCTAATTTACAATTACAAGAAAAATTACAAACCCAATCGAGTCCAGATCCCTTGTCTTTGTTATAA